The Eggerthella guodeyinii sequence GTGCACGCATCGGCGCACTTCAAGCACGAGACGTTGCGGTTACGCACCCTCGCGCACCGCTCCTGATGCACCACGATGGCCTCGCTCGACACCCCGTCCAGCACGCCGACGATGCTGCGCGCCCCCCGGGCTCCCCGAGGGCTCCGGGCGCCCTCGCGCGCGCCCATCACTCCACCGACCGCTCGTCGGCATCCGCCAGCACCACCGTGCCCGCATCCGCGCCGGCGCCCTTCTTCACGACGAACGGCATGCTGATCGCCTTCGCGGGGCACGCGTCCACGCAGGCGCGGCATCGTGTGCAGTCGGCCAACGTGCGCTCGCCGAAATCGGGATGCCGCAGGTTGATGTCGGCTTCGCACGCGATCGCGCACCTGCTGCACGCCACGCCGTCGACCGTCTCCAGGCACTTCGACTCGTCGATCGTCGGCCGCCACGTTGTGCTGAACCGCGACACGAGGTTCATGAGACCCGCCATCGGGCAGAAGCGCGTGCACCACTTGCGCAGGAACACGAGTTCCACCACCAGCAGCAGCGGTATGAGCACCACCGACCACGTCATGTCGCCCGCCGCGAACAGGCGCCACACCACCAACACGGTGGCGAACGTCAGCCCGATGGGGCACACGAGGCAGAACACGGGAAAGCCGAAGAGGGCCGTGGACAGCAGCGCGCCGCCCAGCACGTAGTGGCGCGAGTCCAGCTTCGTGCGCACCTCCTTGCACGACGAGCACTCGCCGCACGCGTGCCCGCAGCCCAGCTCGCTCTTCGCGATTCCCCGCATCTCCGCGCGCTTCGCCTGCTCGAGCTCCTTGCGCTTCCGGGGCGAGCGGAAGAACGTGCGCACCCGGTCGAGCAGCGGCACCGGGCATATCCATCCGCAGAACGCGCGGCCCACCACCAGCACGAGCACCGCCATGATGACAAGCGACACCACCGCGCGCGGCACCACCGTCTTCGTGGCGATCATGGTGGTCAGCGCGCCCAGCGGGCACAGCGCCGAGAACGTCTCCCAGCCGAAGCCCGAAAGGGTTCCCATGCTCACACCGGCGATCAGGCCGAGCGACAGGACGGCGAACACCGCAGCCGCCACGACGGTACGCAGTTTGTTCGAGTTCATGGCCCGCCCCCTATTCCGCCGACTCGATCGGCTTGACGACGATGGCGCGCTCCTGCGCGCCCGAAACGATCGATCCCGCCTTCAGCGACACGCACACGCTCTCGCACGCGCCGCACCCGTTGCACTTGTCGACCAGCACGGACACGTGCGGATTGGCGCCGGAGCCCGTCAGCTCGATGGCCTCGTAGGGACACGCGTCGTAGCAGTACCGGCATCCCGTATCGCGAAACGCGAGGCACTGCGCCTCGTCGATCACGGCCAAGCCCAGCAGCGTGTTCTCCGCGGTCGCCCCCGCCGGCAGCCGCAGGGCCTCGGTGGGGCACACCTTCACGCACAGGGGCTCCCCGCCGTTTTCGTCCGCGCAGTAATCGCAGAAGTCCGCGTCGAAGTTCAACGCGGGCGAGCGCATGCCCAGCAGCCCGTCCTCGATGTGCGCAGGCACGATGACGCCGCGCGGGCACGCCTCGTAGCATTTCTCGCAGCGGATGCACGCCGACACCAGATGCGCCTCGTCCTGCCCGCCCGGCGGCCGAACCAGCGGGGTGTGCCCCGCATAGCGCAGAGCGCCCAGGCCCAGCAACGCCGCCGTGCTGCCCGCGCCGATGAACAGCGTGCGGCGCGAGACGCTCATCGGCCCCTTCGCCCGTTTCCTCGAACCCTCGTCCTCTTCGCTCATGACTCCTCCTCGAACCTCGAACCGCTGGTCCTCGCCAGCCAGAAAGTCCATGAATGACGGGGCTTCTCGGCACGTTTGCGAGAAGCGGGGCGCCGGTTGAGAAGCCCCGTCCATCGTAGATTTTCAAGCACGCCCACCTCGCGGCAAGCGCGCCCCGAACCGGGGTGCGCCCACCTCGCAGCAAGCGCGCCCCAAACCGGGTTGCACTCGCCTCGCGGCGAGCGCCCACCGGGCGGGGCCACCGTCCGAGCGCGCCGACCAGAACGCGCCCGAGCGCCGGTCCCTTCCCGGCACCTCACTCAATACAGGGCGAAGATGCTGATCGCCACCACGTACAGGATCACGCGCCAGCACAATCCGCCCACCACGGCGCACGCCAGAGCGACGCCCGCGTACGCGGCCAGCTTCTTGCCGGTTTCGACCTTCTTCGCCAGCCACGTCAGCACGAGCGGAGCCGCCAAACCGACCGCCACCACGCCCAGCCAGAACGCAAGCGCCTGGCTGCCCGCGAAGATGCTGCCCACGATGGACCCGCGGTCCACCATGGCCACGTCGGGCAGCGTCGGGTCGAAGTAGTACTGGATATCGGCCGAGTACAGCCCGCCCGACCCGTTGATGACGAACGCGTACACGAACACGACGATCAGCTGCAGCGCGCCGCCGGCCAGCGCCATCCTCACGCTGAGGTCCTTCGCGCCGTCGTCGTTCGTCAGGCCGGCGATGACGAGCGCCGTCAAGCCGCCCATGAACACGGTGTTCGCCAGGTAGTACGCGGGCAGCAGCGGCGTGTTCCACGACGGCAGCGACGCCATGAGGTAGCTCATGCCCGTCACCACCGGCAGAGCCAAGCCCACCACGACGGCCAGGACACCGCACCACTTCGGCGCCATGCCGTCCTCGGCGCGGCGCATCATGAGGAAGTACAGCACCAGCACCACCGCGAACACGATGCAGCCGATGAACTCCAGCGTGAT is a genomic window containing:
- a CDS encoding 4Fe-4S dicluster domain-containing protein, encoding MSEEDEGSRKRAKGPMSVSRRTLFIGAGSTAALLGLGALRYAGHTPLVRPPGGQDEAHLVSACIRCEKCYEACPRGVIVPAHIEDGLLGMRSPALNFDADFCDYCADENGGEPLCVKVCPTEALRLPAGATAENTLLGLAVIDEAQCLAFRDTGCRYCYDACPYEAIELTGSGANPHVSVLVDKCNGCGACESVCVSLKAGSIVSGAQERAIVVKPIESAE
- a CDS encoding dimethyl sulfoxide reductase anchor subunit family protein, which gives rise to MHPEWPLILFTFFLCVAGGALGAQGLLTVMGKGKKMQLASLVTALVALAVGGLSVFMHLQHWERIFNGFGHITSGITLEFIGCIVFAVVLVLYFLMMRRAEDGMAPKWCGVLAVVVGLALPVVTGMSYLMASLPSWNTPLLPAYYLANTVFMGGLTALVIAGLTNDDGAKDLSVRMALAGGALQLIVVFVYAFVINGSGGLYSADIQYYFDPTLPDVAMVDRGSIVGSIFAGSQALAFWLGVVAVGLAAPLVLTWLAKKVETGKKLAAYAGVALACAVVGGLCWRVILYVVAISIFALY
- a CDS encoding 4Fe-4S binding protein, whose protein sequence is MNSNKLRTVVAAAVFAVLSLGLIAGVSMGTLSGFGWETFSALCPLGALTTMIATKTVVPRAVVSLVIMAVLVLVVGRAFCGWICPVPLLDRVRTFFRSPRKRKELEQAKRAEMRGIAKSELGCGHACGECSSCKEVRTKLDSRHYVLGGALLSTALFGFPVFCLVCPIGLTFATVLVVWRLFAAGDMTWSVVLIPLLLVVELVFLRKWCTRFCPMAGLMNLVSRFSTTWRPTIDESKCLETVDGVACSRCAIACEADINLRHPDFGERTLADCTRCRACVDACPAKAISMPFVVKKGAGADAGTVVLADADERSVE